The Amycolatopsis mongoliensis genome includes a window with the following:
- a CDS encoding ABC transporter ATP-binding protein has protein sequence MTNEAVRLEAVRKEYDGVVALDGVSISFPRGGFTAVMGPSGSGKSTFLHCAAGLDRPTSGRVVLDGQDLAGKSETYLTKLRRDRVGFVFQAFNLLSALTVEQNVVLPLQLAGKRADKRLVARILEHVGLDGRRKHLPGQLSGGQQQRVAIARALVTDPAVLFADEPTGALDTRTAADVLGLLRDSVRSSGQTVIMVTHDPVAASYADEVVFLADGRIAGRLARPTAEAVAERMTHLGAWDRPAVRA, from the coding sequence ATGACGAATGAGGCGGTTCGGCTCGAGGCCGTGCGCAAGGAGTACGACGGCGTGGTCGCGCTGGACGGGGTCTCGATCTCGTTCCCGCGCGGCGGTTTCACGGCCGTGATGGGCCCGTCGGGCTCGGGCAAGAGCACGTTCCTGCACTGCGCGGCCGGGCTCGACCGGCCGACGTCGGGCCGCGTCGTGCTCGACGGCCAGGACCTCGCCGGCAAGAGCGAGACGTACCTGACCAAGCTGCGCCGCGACCGCGTCGGCTTCGTCTTCCAGGCGTTCAACCTGCTCTCGGCGCTGACGGTCGAGCAGAACGTCGTGCTGCCGCTGCAGCTGGCCGGGAAGCGTGCGGACAAGCGGCTCGTCGCGCGGATCCTCGAGCACGTCGGGCTCGACGGCCGCCGCAAGCACCTGCCCGGGCAGCTCTCCGGCGGGCAGCAGCAGCGCGTCGCGATCGCGCGGGCCCTGGTCACCGACCCGGCCGTGCTGTTCGCCGACGAGCCGACCGGGGCGCTCGACACCCGCACCGCCGCCGACGTGCTCGGCCTGCTGCGCGACTCCGTCCGGTCGTCGGGCCAGACGGTGATCATGGTGACGCACGACCCGGTCGCCGCGTCCTACGCCGACGAGGTCGTGTTCCTGGCCGACGGCCGGATCGCCGGCCGGCTCGCCCGGCCGACCGCCGAAGCCGTCGCCGAACGGATGACCCACCTGGGGGCCTGGGACCGGCCGGCGGTGCGGGCCTGA
- a CDS encoding ABC transporter permease: MFKLAMRTLRLRKGGFLATFVAVFFGALIVSACGGLMETGIRSETPVQRLAAAPIVVGGQQTLALPEEDPATLDPEDKHKVKNATLPERVRVDAALADRLRAVPGVTNVVGEVSFPAQAGAASALGHAWDSAALTPYTLKGEAPKPGEVVVDAGLGLAVGDTLPVAAHGSVGQYRISGIAEAPQVMRDSALFFSASDAEKLSGHPGQFDAIGVFGGDVDAVTAAVGDAGIVTTGTDRGALEFPEVTKSGEDLIVLAAVSGGLSAMVMVFVVAGTLTLSTQQRQRELALLRAIGTTPRQLRRMVLGEALVVGVLAVAVAVVLGPLLGKWLFGELAAHHVVPDVLEFEQGWLPATVAAGASLLAVVAASFVAGRRASKVRPTEALAEAAVERRWVTPIRVITAILCFAGGTALAIVTVAVMTGPVAASTAGPAVMLWAFGLAAISPGVTKVTAMLLRWPVQAVTGVTGRVALLNTRVGAVRTAGAVTPIMLAVGIATANIYLQTTQEAVSNQAYTEDLRADAVVAGPGGLDPSVLGRVAAVPGVASASEYVTSSVFVEKPYDSNNDQDGWPALGVSELTGNAVEVPTTLGRHVGDTLSLKLGDGTPVDVRVTAVVSQRAGFERLVLPASLLAPHTTLGLAPQLLVRAAPGVDPATLASRLREATAGMPVMVGDRAALIAAHAKGNEIGAWVNYLLVGMIIAYTVISVVNTLVMATAKRRREFGLQRLGGFTRGQVLRMAGVEGGLIATIAVLLGTLVAAGSIVPFCLVVSGSPLPSGPPAIYLVVLAIAVVLSLVAILVPAWAATRGRAVDATSIGE; the protein is encoded by the coding sequence ATGTTCAAGCTCGCGATGCGCACCCTCCGCCTGCGCAAGGGCGGGTTCCTGGCGACGTTCGTCGCCGTGTTCTTCGGCGCGCTGATCGTCTCGGCGTGCGGTGGCCTGATGGAGACGGGCATCCGCTCCGAGACGCCGGTGCAGCGGCTGGCCGCGGCGCCGATCGTCGTCGGCGGGCAGCAAACGCTTGCGCTGCCCGAAGAGGACCCGGCGACCCTCGACCCCGAGGACAAGCACAAGGTCAAGAACGCGACGCTGCCCGAGCGCGTCCGCGTCGACGCCGCGCTGGCCGACCGCCTGCGCGCGGTCCCCGGCGTCACGAACGTCGTCGGCGAGGTCAGCTTCCCGGCGCAGGCCGGCGCCGCGAGCGCCCTCGGGCACGCGTGGGATTCCGCCGCGCTGACGCCGTACACGCTGAAAGGTGAAGCGCCGAAGCCGGGCGAAGTCGTGGTCGACGCCGGGCTCGGGCTCGCCGTCGGGGACACGCTGCCGGTCGCCGCGCACGGCAGCGTCGGCCAGTACCGGATCTCCGGCATCGCCGAGGCGCCGCAGGTCATGCGGGATTCGGCGCTGTTCTTCTCCGCTTCCGACGCGGAAAAGCTGTCCGGGCACCCGGGGCAGTTCGACGCCATCGGCGTCTTCGGCGGGGACGTCGACGCGGTGACGGCGGCCGTCGGGGACGCCGGGATCGTGACGACCGGGACCGACCGCGGTGCCCTCGAGTTCCCCGAGGTGACCAAGAGCGGTGAGGACCTCATCGTGCTGGCCGCCGTGTCGGGCGGGCTGTCGGCGATGGTCATGGTGTTCGTCGTCGCGGGCACGCTCACGCTGTCGACCCAGCAGCGCCAGCGCGAGCTCGCGCTGCTGCGCGCGATCGGCACGACCCCGCGCCAGCTGCGGCGGATGGTCCTCGGCGAGGCGCTGGTCGTCGGCGTGCTCGCGGTCGCCGTCGCGGTCGTGCTCGGGCCGCTGCTCGGGAAGTGGCTGTTCGGCGAGCTCGCGGCCCACCACGTCGTGCCGGACGTGCTGGAGTTCGAGCAGGGCTGGCTCCCGGCGACGGTCGCCGCGGGCGCTTCCCTGCTGGCCGTCGTCGCCGCGTCCTTCGTCGCGGGCCGCCGGGCCTCGAAGGTCCGCCCGACCGAGGCGCTGGCCGAAGCCGCCGTCGAACGGCGCTGGGTGACCCCGATCCGGGTGATCACCGCGATCCTGTGCTTCGCGGGCGGGACGGCGCTGGCCATCGTCACGGTCGCCGTGATGACCGGCCCGGTCGCGGCCAGCACGGCCGGCCCCGCGGTGATGCTGTGGGCGTTCGGGCTCGCGGCGATCAGCCCGGGCGTCACCAAGGTGACGGCGATGCTGCTGCGCTGGCCGGTCCAGGCGGTCACCGGCGTCACCGGCCGGGTCGCGCTGCTCAACACCCGCGTCGGCGCGGTGCGGACGGCCGGCGCGGTCACCCCGATCATGCTCGCGGTCGGCATCGCGACCGCCAACATCTACCTGCAGACCACCCAGGAAGCCGTCTCGAACCAGGCGTACACGGAGGACCTGCGGGCGGACGCGGTCGTCGCCGGGCCGGGCGGGCTCGACCCGTCGGTGCTCGGCCGGGTCGCCGCGGTGCCGGGGGTCGCGAGCGCTTCGGAGTACGTCACGAGCTCGGTGTTCGTCGAGAAGCCGTACGATTCGAACAACGACCAGGACGGCTGGCCCGCGCTCGGCGTCAGCGAGCTGACCGGGAACGCCGTCGAGGTGCCGACGACGCTCGGGCGCCACGTCGGCGACACGCTGTCGCTGAAGCTCGGCGACGGCACGCCGGTGGACGTGCGGGTGACGGCCGTCGTGAGCCAGCGCGCCGGGTTCGAACGGCTCGTGCTGCCCGCGTCCCTGCTCGCACCGCACACGACGCTCGGGCTGGCTCCGCAGCTGCTGGTCCGCGCCGCTCCCGGCGTCGACCCGGCGACGCTGGCTTCGCGCCTTCGCGAGGCGACGGCCGGAATGCCGGTGATGGTCGGTGATCGTGCCGCGCTCATCGCGGCGCACGCGAAGGGCAACGAGATCGGCGCGTGGGTCAACTACCTGCTCGTCGGGATGATCATCGCGTACACGGTGATCTCGGTCGTCAACACGCTGGTGATGGCCACGGCCAAGCGGCGCCGCGAGTTCGGGCTGCAGCGGCTCGGCGGGTTCACCCGCGGCCAGGTGCTGCGGATGGCCGGTGTCGAAGGCGGGCTGATCGCGACCATCGCGGTGCTGCTCGGGACGCTGGTCGCGGCGGGCTCGATCGTGCCGTTCTGCCTGGTGGTGAGCGGATCGCCGCTGCCGTCCGGGCCGCCGGCGATCTACCTGGTGGTGCTCGCGATCGCCGTGGTCCTCTCGCTCGTCGCGATCCTCGTCCCGGCCTGGGCGGCGACGCGCGGGCGTGCGGTCGACGCCACATCCATCGGGGAGTGA
- the pyrE gene encoding orotate phosphoribosyltransferase produces the protein MANPGLDQAAKLELARLVTDLSVVHGKVTLASGKEADYYIDLRRATLHHAAAPLIGKLLRQLTADWDYVAAGGLTLGADPVALAMLHSAATEGVVLDAFVVRKSVKEHGMQRRIEGMEVRGQRVLAVEDTSTTGGSVLTAVEALREAGANVIGVVTVVDRDTGAREAIEKEGLEYRYILGKDDLGLD, from the coding sequence GTGGCGAACCCCGGGTTGGATCAAGCGGCGAAACTCGAACTGGCCAGGCTGGTCACCGATCTTTCCGTGGTGCACGGAAAAGTGACCCTGGCGTCCGGCAAGGAAGCCGACTACTACATCGACCTCCGGCGCGCGACGCTGCACCACGCGGCCGCACCGCTGATCGGCAAGCTGCTGCGCCAGCTCACCGCGGACTGGGACTACGTCGCCGCGGGCGGCCTGACGCTAGGCGCCGACCCGGTCGCGCTGGCGATGCTGCACTCCGCGGCGACCGAGGGTGTCGTGCTCGACGCGTTCGTCGTCCGGAAGTCCGTCAAGGAACACGGCATGCAGCGGCGCATCGAGGGCATGGAGGTCCGCGGGCAGCGCGTGCTGGCGGTGGAGGACACCTCCACGACCGGCGGCAGCGTCCTGACGGCGGTCGAGGCCCTGCGTGAAGCGGGCGCGAACGTCATCGGCGTGGTGACGGTGGTCGACCGCGACACCGGGGCGCGCGAGGCCATCGAGAAGGAAGGTCTGGAGTACCGCTACATCCTCGGCAAGGACGACCTCGGCCTGGACTGA
- a CDS encoding RNA polymerase sigma factor → MTTSAEPGTPLDDATLVSRAKDGDVQAYEQLVLRYQGPMFRLAVKMLAHRGDAEDVVQEVFLNAWRKLGQLGEDAAFVGWLYRATTNRCLNAIRARKPQADVDLDTAESPRVDLQPERAVQVSGQLAALNAALAQLTPEQRACWLLREVHGRSYDEIGEVVGANATAVRGRIARARAQLAEVMKPWR, encoded by the coding sequence GTGACGACCAGCGCGGAGCCAGGTACGCCGCTCGACGACGCGACCCTCGTCAGTCGCGCGAAAGACGGCGATGTCCAGGCGTACGAGCAGCTCGTGCTGCGCTACCAGGGGCCGATGTTCCGGCTCGCCGTGAAGATGCTCGCGCACCGCGGCGACGCCGAGGACGTCGTGCAGGAGGTCTTCCTCAACGCCTGGCGCAAGCTCGGCCAGCTCGGCGAGGACGCGGCGTTCGTCGGCTGGCTCTACCGGGCCACCACGAACCGCTGTCTCAACGCGATCCGCGCGCGCAAGCCCCAGGCGGACGTCGACCTGGACACCGCCGAGTCGCCGCGGGTGGACCTCCAGCCGGAGCGGGCCGTCCAGGTCAGCGGCCAGCTCGCGGCGTTGAACGCGGCACTGGCGCAGCTGACGCCCGAACAGAGAGCGTGCTGGCTGCTGCGCGAAGTGCACGGCCGGTCCTACGACGAGATCGGCGAAGTCGTCGGCGCGAACGCGACCGCGGTCCGCGGCCGGATCGCGCGGGCCCGGGCTCAGCTGGCGGAGGTGATGAAGCCATGGCGATGA
- a CDS encoding Asp23/Gls24 family envelope stress response protein has protein sequence MAMTDYELPCERDVEQVWERLDAVGAGLADEHELTCPHCRAARESLLALREATAELVAEEDVPPALFGRIMSAVRAEVRRGSMVALPTPEPGFVEISEQAVAAVLRYAADTVDGVRARRCRVRTGTGGVVEVELTLAVSLRNVTGGAALALVRERVTAAAAARVGLTLAKLDLLVDDLFEEDTVAEDTVGEPGE, from the coding sequence ATGGCGATGACGGACTACGAGCTGCCCTGCGAACGCGACGTCGAGCAGGTGTGGGAGCGGCTCGACGCGGTCGGCGCCGGGCTGGCCGACGAGCACGAGCTGACCTGCCCGCACTGCCGGGCCGCGCGCGAAAGCCTGCTGGCCCTGCGCGAGGCCACCGCGGAGCTGGTGGCCGAGGAGGACGTACCGCCGGCCTTGTTCGGCCGGATCATGTCGGCGGTGCGGGCCGAGGTGCGGCGCGGCTCGATGGTGGCGCTGCCGACCCCGGAACCGGGGTTCGTCGAGATCAGTGAGCAGGCCGTGGCCGCGGTGCTGCGGTACGCGGCGGACACGGTCGACGGCGTCCGGGCGCGCCGCTGCCGGGTGCGGACGGGCACCGGCGGCGTCGTCGAAGTCGAACTCACCCTCGCGGTGAGTCTCCGGAACGTCACCGGCGGTGCAGCGTTGGCGCTGGTGCGGGAACGGGTGACCGCGGCGGCCGCGGCCCGGGTGGGGCTGACGCTCGCGAAGCTCGACCTGCTGGTGGACGACCTCTTCGAGGAAGACACTGTTGCGGAAGACACTGTCGGGGAGCCAGGGGAATGA
- a CDS encoding Asp23/Gls24 family envelope stress response protein, with amino-acid sequence MRVDYVIADPVIASVAARAAIGTPGVVRLEPGLRGLVTAWTRAARQRWKGLDPAPADGVRVRTIDGRVTVEIDLVTAAADQAAAVGRAVQRAVRRFVTEQTGLVVDEVSVSIMDIEAR; translated from the coding sequence ATGAGGGTGGACTACGTCATCGCCGATCCGGTGATCGCCAGCGTGGCGGCCAGGGCGGCGATCGGGACGCCGGGCGTCGTCCGGCTCGAGCCGGGCCTGCGCGGCCTGGTGACGGCGTGGACGCGGGCCGCGCGCCAGCGGTGGAAGGGCCTCGACCCGGCGCCGGCGGACGGCGTCCGGGTCCGCACGATCGACGGCCGGGTGACCGTCGAGATCGACCTGGTCACGGCGGCGGCCGACCAGGCCGCGGCGGTCGGCCGGGCCGTGCAGCGCGCGGTCCGGCGGTTCGTGACCGAGCAGACCGGCTTGGTCGTCGACGAGGTTTCGGTGTCCATCATGGACATCGAGGCCCGGTGA
- a CDS encoding Asp23/Gls24 family envelope stress response protein has product MTATAEKTTEKAETAALVTKQGTTTIADTVVQKIAGLAAREVSGVHDLGGGAARAFGALRDRIPGASASVGQGVSVEVGERQAAVDLQILVEYGVAIADLARSVRRSVITSIEQMTGLEVVEVNITVSDVHLPGDEEPAPSDRVR; this is encoded by the coding sequence ATGACCGCGACGGCCGAGAAGACCACTGAGAAGGCCGAGACCGCCGCCCTCGTCACCAAGCAGGGCACGACCACGATCGCCGACACCGTGGTGCAGAAGATCGCCGGGCTCGCCGCGCGCGAGGTCAGCGGCGTGCACGATCTCGGCGGCGGCGCGGCGCGGGCGTTCGGCGCCCTGCGCGACCGCATCCCGGGTGCCTCGGCCAGCGTCGGCCAGGGCGTCTCGGTCGAGGTCGGCGAGCGGCAGGCGGCCGTCGACCTGCAGATCCTGGTCGAGTACGGCGTCGCCATCGCCGATCTCGCGCGGTCGGTGCGCCGCTCCGTCATCACGTCGATCGAGCAGATGACCGGGCTGGAGGTCGTCGAGGTGAACATCACCGTCAGCGACGTCCACCTGCCCGGCGACGAGGAGCCCGCGCCGAGCGACCGGGTGCGCTGA
- a CDS encoding DUF2784 domain-containing protein encodes MAKFLAEVTVAVHILALLLIGFGGFIAWRWPKLIFVHLAGVAWGILVNVAPVPCPFTALENYFRHQQGLGDLPGGFNAYYLYGTVFPQSWLPAIGIVAIAVVVYSYVGLYHRWRHRDHTEDARTHRVRLG; translated from the coding sequence ATGGCGAAGTTCCTGGCGGAAGTGACTGTCGCGGTACACATCTTGGCCCTGCTTCTCATCGGTTTCGGCGGTTTCATCGCCTGGCGCTGGCCGAAGCTGATCTTCGTCCACCTCGCCGGGGTGGCCTGGGGCATCCTGGTCAACGTGGCGCCGGTGCCGTGCCCGTTCACCGCGCTGGAGAACTACTTCCGGCACCAGCAGGGCCTCGGCGACCTGCCCGGCGGGTTCAACGCCTACTACCTGTACGGCACGGTGTTCCCGCAGTCGTGGCTGCCGGCGATCGGCATCGTCGCGATCGCGGTGGTCGTCTACTCCTACGTCGGCCTCTACCACCGCTGGCGCCACCGCGACCACACCGAGGACGCCCGGACGCACCGGGTGCGCCTGGGTTAA
- a CDS encoding TrmH family RNA methyltransferase, with the protein MSTSPDAGPTEWVSREEVGVGPWPGDWPSDERYDPDLLRDGDRRNVVDAYRYWRREAIVSDVDRRRHPFHVAIENFQHDHNIGTVVRTANAFAAAEVHIVGRRRWNRRGAMVTDRYQHLRHHDDVSGLVSFASENGLAVVAVDNTPGSQPVETAEIPRECVLLFGQEGPGLSPGAQEAASLVVSIAQFGTTRSINAGVAAGIVMHAWVRQHADLSTAW; encoded by the coding sequence GTGAGCACCTCCCCCGACGCCGGACCCACCGAGTGGGTGAGCCGCGAAGAGGTCGGCGTCGGCCCGTGGCCGGGTGACTGGCCCTCGGACGAGCGGTACGACCCGGACCTGCTGCGCGACGGCGACCGCCGCAACGTCGTCGACGCGTACCGCTACTGGCGCCGCGAGGCGATCGTGTCCGATGTGGACCGCCGGCGGCACCCGTTCCACGTCGCGATCGAGAACTTCCAGCACGACCACAACATCGGCACGGTGGTCCGCACGGCGAACGCCTTCGCGGCGGCGGAGGTGCACATCGTCGGCCGCCGCCGCTGGAACCGCCGCGGCGCGATGGTGACGGACCGCTACCAGCACCTCCGTCACCACGACGACGTCTCCGGACTGGTGTCGTTCGCCTCGGAAAACGGCCTCGCCGTCGTGGCGGTGGACAACACCCCGGGGTCGCAGCCGGTCGAGACGGCGGAAATCCCGCGCGAGTGCGTGCTGCTGTTCGGCCAGGAAGGGCCGGGGCTGTCGCCGGGCGCGCAGGAGGCGGCGTCCCTGGTGGTGTCGATCGCCCAGTTCGGGACGACGCGCTCGATCAACGCGGGCGTGGCGGCGGGGATCGTCATGCACGCTTGGGTCCGGCAGCACGCCGATCTGTCGACGGCCTGGTAG
- a CDS encoding cellulase family glycosylhydrolase, translating to MTRLRHCLRILLLAVLAAPLLTVPPASAATNAFRGVNWADARDNYVDGWVIPTGLTAGDSYDVVRAKADGIITGFQQLGANTVRLPINPQSVNSDWWARYKGAADSTLAHGMKVIFGYWEADKDGFVDDVTAWNTMWDKVTGDYGGNGNVYFEPMNEPFGYSLNAWVSLCSTWLSRHSAVPRGRVLISGTGYNDNVTGVGAAGALSGTLLSLHFYGFWASDTTRAAWTANLSNRLGSYSSRTIIDEAGAPMTTGLDYSAGHQDGNTFTAYFAATTDLARSRQMGVVYWPGLRSGDTYSITRQSGSGLATNNASGVVQLRWGWGL from the coding sequence ATGACCCGCCTTCGTCACTGCCTGCGCATCCTCCTGCTCGCCGTTCTCGCCGCACCCCTGCTCACGGTCCCGCCGGCGTCCGCCGCGACGAACGCCTTCCGCGGCGTGAACTGGGCCGACGCCCGTGACAACTACGTGGACGGCTGGGTCATCCCGACCGGCCTCACCGCGGGCGACAGCTACGACGTCGTCCGCGCCAAGGCGGACGGCATCATCACCGGCTTCCAGCAGCTCGGCGCGAACACCGTGCGGCTGCCGATCAACCCGCAGAGCGTGAATTCCGACTGGTGGGCGCGCTACAAGGGGGCCGCCGACTCGACGCTGGCCCACGGGATGAAGGTCATCTTCGGGTACTGGGAAGCGGACAAGGACGGTTTCGTCGACGACGTCACCGCGTGGAACACCATGTGGGACAAGGTCACCGGCGACTACGGCGGCAACGGGAACGTCTACTTCGAGCCGATGAACGAGCCGTTCGGCTACAGCCTGAACGCCTGGGTGTCGCTCTGCTCGACCTGGTTGTCCCGGCACTCGGCCGTCCCGCGCGGCCGGGTCCTGATCAGCGGCACCGGCTACAACGACAACGTCACCGGCGTCGGCGCCGCCGGCGCGTTGAGCGGCACGCTGCTGTCGCTGCACTTCTACGGCTTCTGGGCTTCGGACACCACCCGCGCCGCGTGGACGGCCAACCTGAGCAACCGGCTCGGGTCGTACTCCTCGCGCACGATCATCGACGAGGCCGGCGCCCCGATGACGACGGGACTGGACTACTCCGCGGGCCACCAGGACGGCAACACCTTCACCGCGTACTTCGCCGCCACCACCGATCTCGCGAGGTCGCGACAGATGGGCGTCGTCTACTGGCCCGGCCTGCGCTCCGGCGACACCTACTCGATCACGCGCCAGAGCGGGAGCGGCTTGGCCACCAACAACGCGTCCGGCGTGGTGCAGCTGCGCTGGGGCTGGGGGCTCTGA
- a CDS encoding molybdopterin-dependent oxidoreductase, with translation MTTAHVTCPLCEATCGLEVTLDENQQVTRVRGDENDVFSKGYICPKGASLGALHHDPDRLTAPLLKRDGEFVEVSWQEAYDEIDRRLPPILEEHGRDAVAVYAGNPGVHNIALTLYGRVLYKALGTKNFYSATSVDQMPKHYSSGTMFGDPLAIPVPDLDRTRHLLILGANPLVSNGSLMTAPDIRGRLRGIRERGGKIVVVDPRRTRTAQFADEHHAIRPGTDALLLFALVNVLFAENRVAPGRLEEHLNGLDEVRELARPFTPEAVAPRTGIDAAEIRRMALELADAENAVVYGRIGTTTQAFGTVASWLVDVLNVLTGNLDAPGGAMFPLAACQPTGNRRPFAVGRWHSRVRGYPEVVGELPVATLADEIETPGEGQVRALITVSGNPCLSTPNAGRLSEALKKLDFMISVDVYLNETSRQADVILPGPSPLERPHFDLAFYQLSVRNVANWTPATLPSELPQEWETMLRLTGIVTGQGPEADVSALDDFVAADVARRAELEVTPDRTGPARLVDLLLRAGPYDVTLADLEAAPHGMDFGPLKPRIPEMLCTASGRIELAPEPVVADVPRLRAELDRPLDEGLVLIGRRHLSSNNSWMHNLKPLVRGGNRCTVLVHPADAARLGLTDGSLASVSSRAGKLEVPVEVTDEVRPGVVSIPHGWGHDVDGARTRVASANPGVNSNLVADETLLDVPSGTSVLNGIPVEVAPA, from the coding sequence ATGACCACAGCACACGTCACCTGTCCGCTGTGCGAGGCGACCTGCGGGCTCGAGGTCACGCTCGACGAAAACCAGCAGGTCACGCGCGTGCGGGGAGATGAGAACGACGTCTTCTCGAAGGGCTACATCTGCCCCAAGGGCGCGTCGCTCGGCGCACTGCACCACGACCCCGACCGGCTGACCGCACCGCTGCTGAAGCGCGACGGCGAGTTCGTCGAGGTCAGCTGGCAGGAGGCCTACGACGAGATCGACCGCCGGCTCCCGCCGATCCTCGAGGAGCACGGCCGGGACGCCGTCGCGGTGTACGCGGGCAACCCCGGCGTGCACAACATCGCCCTGACGCTCTACGGCCGGGTGCTCTACAAAGCCTTGGGCACCAAGAACTTCTACAGCGCGACGTCGGTCGACCAGATGCCGAAGCACTACTCGTCCGGCACGATGTTCGGCGACCCGCTCGCCATCCCCGTGCCCGACCTCGACCGCACGCGGCACCTGCTGATCCTCGGCGCCAACCCGCTCGTCTCGAACGGCAGCCTGATGACCGCGCCGGACATCCGCGGGCGGCTGCGCGGGATCCGCGAGCGCGGCGGCAAGATCGTCGTCGTCGACCCGCGCCGCACGCGCACCGCGCAGTTCGCCGACGAGCACCACGCCATCCGGCCCGGCACCGACGCGCTGCTGCTGTTCGCCCTGGTCAACGTCCTGTTCGCGGAGAACCGCGTCGCACCAGGCCGTCTCGAAGAACACCTGAACGGCCTCGACGAGGTCCGCGAACTGGCCCGGCCGTTCACCCCGGAAGCTGTCGCCCCGCGCACCGGTATCGACGCGGCCGAGATCCGCCGGATGGCGCTCGAACTGGCCGACGCGGAAAACGCCGTGGTCTACGGGCGGATCGGCACCACGACGCAGGCGTTCGGCACGGTCGCGAGCTGGCTGGTCGACGTCCTCAACGTGCTCACCGGCAACCTCGACGCCCCGGGCGGCGCGATGTTCCCCCTCGCCGCGTGCCAGCCGACCGGCAACCGGCGGCCGTTCGCCGTCGGGCGCTGGCACAGCCGCGTGCGCGGCTACCCCGAGGTCGTCGGCGAACTGCCGGTCGCGACGCTCGCCGACGAGATCGAAACCCCGGGCGAGGGCCAGGTCCGCGCGCTGATCACCGTCAGCGGCAACCCCTGCCTCAGCACGCCGAACGCCGGGCGCCTGAGCGAAGCCCTGAAGAAGCTCGACTTCATGATCTCCGTCGACGTCTACCTCAACGAGACCTCGCGCCAGGCCGACGTGATCCTGCCCGGCCCGTCGCCGCTCGAGCGGCCGCACTTCGACCTGGCCTTCTACCAGCTCTCGGTGCGCAACGTCGCCAACTGGACGCCGGCGACGCTGCCGTCGGAGCTGCCGCAGGAGTGGGAGACGATGCTGCGGCTCACCGGCATCGTCACCGGTCAGGGCCCCGAAGCGGACGTCTCGGCGCTCGACGACTTCGTCGCCGCCGACGTCGCCCGCCGTGCCGAGCTCGAGGTCACCCCCGACCGCACCGGCCCCGCGCGGCTGGTCGACCTGCTGCTGCGCGCCGGGCCGTACGACGTCACGCTCGCCGACCTCGAAGCCGCGCCGCACGGGATGGACTTCGGGCCGCTGAAGCCGCGGATCCCCGAGATGCTGTGCACGGCGTCCGGCCGGATCGAGCTGGCGCCGGAGCCGGTCGTCGCCGACGTCCCCCGGCTGCGCGCGGAGCTGGACCGCCCGCTCGACGAGGGTCTCGTGCTGATCGGCCGACGCCACCTGAGCTCGAACAACTCGTGGATGCACAACCTGAAGCCGCTGGTCCGCGGCGGAAACCGCTGCACGGTCCTGGTGCACCCGGCCGACGCGGCGCGCCTGGGCCTCACCGACGGCTCGCTGGCGTCGGTGAGCTCGCGCGCCGGCAAGCTGGAGGTGCCGGTGGAGGTGACGGACGAGGTCCGGCCGGGCGTGGTCAGCATCCCGCACGGCTGGGGCCACGATGTCGACGGCGCGCGGACCCGCGTGGCGAGCGCGAACCCCGGCGTCAACTCGAACCTCGTCGCGGACGAGACGCTGCTCGACGTGCCATCGGGAACCTCGGTGCTGAACGGCATCCCGGTCGAGGTCGCCCCCGCCTGA